The window TTGGTACTTCATCCCCAGGATAGCCATACTTAGATAGAAGCTCTCTTACTTCCATTTCAACCAACTCAATCAATTCTGGATCGTCTACCATGTCAACTTTGTTGAGGAATACAACGATGTATGGAACGTTAACCTGTCGAGCAAGCAAAATGTGCTCTCTTGTCTGTGGCATTGGACCGTCTGCTGCAGATACAACCAAGATTGCACCGTCCATCTGCGCAGCACCTGTTATCATGTTCTTGACATAGTCAGCGTGACCTGGACAGTCAACGTGTGCATAGTGCCTTGCATCTGTTTCATATTCAACGTGTGCTGTGTTGATTGTAATACCTCTTTCTCTTTCCTCTGGAGCCTTGTCAATCTGGTCATAAGCCATAAACTGCGCTTTACCTTTGAGAGCTAAAACCTTTGTGATTGCAGCTGTCAATGTTGTTTTTCCATGGTCAACGTGTCCAATTGTACCTATGTTTACGTGTGGTTTTGTTCTTTCAAATTTAGCCTTTGCCATCCTGATTTTATCCTCCTTCACAATAATATTTTATTTATGTGAATTTTTAAAATTGCAACCGCAGTTTAAGACTATTTTAACACTTATTTATTCTTCATTTCAAGAATCTTATCAGCAATATTCTTTGGAACTTCTTCATAGTGGTCAAACTGCATGGTGTATGTTCCTCGACCCTGTGTCTTTGACCTCAAGTCTGTTGCATAACCAAACATCTCAGCAAGCGGAACATATGCACGAATAACCTGCGCATTTCCTCTAAGTTCCATTCCCTCAATTCTTCCACGTCTGGAGTTTATATCACCCATGACATCTCCCATGTACTCTTCAGGAACAACAACCTCGACCTTCATAATAGGCTCTAAGAGTACTGGGTCTGCTTTTTTCATACCTTCTCTGAAGGCTTGAGCTGCTGCAATTCTGAACGCCATGTCGCTTGAGTCGACTTCGTGGTATGAACCATCAAACAATGTAACTCTTACGTCCACTACAGGATATCCTGCCAACACACCTGACTGCATTGCTTCCTGAACACCTGCATCAACAGATGGTATGAATTCTTTTGGAATCACACCACCAACTATCTTGTTCACAAACTCATACCCTGCACCTCTTTCAAGCGGTTCAAGTTCAAGCCAAACGTGACCGTATTGACCTCTACCACCAGACTGTCTGATATATTTTCCTTCAACCTTGACAGATTTCTTGATTGTCTCTTTGTAAGCTACCTGAGGTTTACCTACATTAACTTCTACTTTAAATTCTCTTCTCATTCTGTCAACAATAATCTCTAAATGCAACTCTCCCATACCTGCAATAAGTGTTTGCCCTGTTTCATGGTTTGTAGATACCTTGAATGTCGGGTCTTCTTCAGCAAGTCTTTGCAGTGCAATACCCATCTTTTCTTGGTCAGCTTTTGTCTTTGGTTCAATAGCAACTTGTATAACAGGTTCTGGGAACTCCATAGACTCTAATACAATTGGATGATTTTCATCACAGAGGGTGTCACCTGTTGTTGTATTAGAAAGACCAATTGCTGCACAAATATCACCGGCATATACAGCATCAACATCTTCTCGATGGTTTGCATGCATGTGCAACAGTCTTCCTACTCTTTCTTTCTTGTTCTTTGTTGAGTTATAAACATATGAACCTGCATGAAGAACACCTGAGTAAACTCTTAAAAATGTCAGTTTACCAACATATGGGTCAGACATAATCTTAAATGCCAGTGCACAAAACGGCTCATCTTCACTTGTTTTTCTTTCAATTTCTTCACCAGTATCAGGTGAAAATCCTTTTACTGCAGCAATGTCAACAGGTGATGGCAGATAATCAACAACTGCATCTAAAAGTGGTTGAACACCTTTATTTCTATATGATGAACCACATAATACAGGTGTCATTTGCATGTTGATTGTAGCCTTTCTTATTGCAGCCTTGAGCTCTTCAACTGTAATCTCTTCACCCTCTAAATATTTCATCATAATCTCTTCATCAGTCTCAGCAACAGCCTCTAAAAGTTTAATTCTATACTCTTCCGCAATATCTTTTACATCCTCTGGAATCTCAGTCTCTTGAGATACTTTTCCAAGATCATCAACATAAATTATAGCCTTCATTGTCAGAAGGTCTACAATCCCTCTAAAAGTATCCTCTTTCCCAATTGGAACCTGTATTGCAACCGGATTTGCACCAAGTCTTTCTTTCATCATATCAATGACATTGAAAAAGTTCGCACCCATTATATCCATCTTATTTACATAAGCTATCCTTGGCACACGGTATTTGTCAGCCTGTCTCCAAACAGTCTCTGACTGTGGCTCAACACCGCCTTTTGCACAAAATACAGCAATTGCACCGTCAAGCACGCGCAGGGACCTTTCTACCTCAACTGTGAAGTCCACATGTCCTGGTGTGTCAATGATGTTTATCCTGTGACCTTTCCATTCACATGTTGTGGCAGCAGAGGTGATTGTAATACCTCTTTCCTGTTCCTGTTCCATCCAGTCCATAGTAGCAGTCCCTTCGTGGACTTCACCCATCTTGTGGACCTTACCTGTGTAAAAAAGAATTCTTTCTGTTGTTGTAGTCTTCCCCGCATCTATATGAGCCATAATACCTATATTTCTTGTTTTTTCAAGTGGAAACTGCCTGGGCAATTTCTTCTGTCCTCCTTGTCAAAATAGTATTACCATCTGTAATGTGCAAATGCTCTATTTGCTTCTGCCATTCTATGAGTATCTTCTTTCTTTTTGACTGCACCGCCTGTATTATTTGCTGCATCCATAATCTCTGCT is drawn from Caldicellulosiruptor diazotrophicus and contains these coding sequences:
- the fusA gene encoding elongation factor G; this translates as MPRQFPLEKTRNIGIMAHIDAGKTTTTERILFYTGKVHKMGEVHEGTATMDWMEQEQERGITITSAATTCEWKGHRINIIDTPGHVDFTVEVERSLRVLDGAIAVFCAKGGVEPQSETVWRQADKYRVPRIAYVNKMDIMGANFFNVIDMMKERLGANPVAIQVPIGKEDTFRGIVDLLTMKAIIYVDDLGKVSQETEIPEDVKDIAEEYRIKLLEAVAETDEEIMMKYLEGEEITVEELKAAIRKATINMQMTPVLCGSSYRNKGVQPLLDAVVDYLPSPVDIAAVKGFSPDTGEEIERKTSEDEPFCALAFKIMSDPYVGKLTFLRVYSGVLHAGSYVYNSTKNKKERVGRLLHMHANHREDVDAVYAGDICAAIGLSNTTTGDTLCDENHPIVLESMEFPEPVIQVAIEPKTKADQEKMGIALQRLAEEDPTFKVSTNHETGQTLIAGMGELHLEIIVDRMRREFKVEVNVGKPQVAYKETIKKSVKVEGKYIRQSGGRGQYGHVWLELEPLERGAGYEFVNKIVGGVIPKEFIPSVDAGVQEAMQSGVLAGYPVVDVRVTLFDGSYHEVDSSDMAFRIAAAQAFREGMKKADPVLLEPIMKVEVVVPEEYMGDVMGDINSRRGRIEGMELRGNAQVIRAYVPLAEMFGYATDLRSKTQGRGTYTMQFDHYEEVPKNIADKILEMKNK